One genomic segment of Mycolicibacterium chubuense NBB4 includes these proteins:
- a CDS encoding M16 family metallopeptidase, which translates to MPRPPAASPSAGKAALRRGRRGDPTSMAVRRTALPGGLRVVTEHIPSVRSAAVGVWVNVGSRDEGRSVAGAAHFLEHLLFKATPTRTAVEIAQAVDAVGGELNAFTSREHTCYYAHVLDSDLELAVDLVADVVLRGRCLAEDVEIERDVVLEEIAMRDDDPEDTLGDVFLSAMFGEHPVGRPVIGTVESISEMTRAQLHSFHVRRYTPDRMVVAVAGNVDHDDVVALVREHFGPRLMRGRSPVPPRKGTGRVQGRPSLQLISRDAEQTHLSLGVRAPGRHWEQRWALSVLNSALGGGLSSRLFQQIRETRGLAYSVYSTVDTFADSGALSIYAGCLPERFDEVVRVTTDVLAEVARDGITADECRIAKGSLRGGLVLGLEDSGSRMNRIGRSELNYGEYRSISDTLARIDEVTLEDVNAVARTLLSRPFGAAVLGPVRTRRSLPRPLQTIAG; encoded by the coding sequence ATGCCGCGACCGCCAGCAGCTAGCCCGTCGGCAGGAAAAGCGGCGCTGCGCCGCGGCCGCCGCGGCGACCCGACGTCGATGGCGGTGCGGCGCACCGCGTTGCCCGGTGGCCTGCGTGTGGTCACCGAGCACATCCCGTCGGTGCGTTCGGCGGCGGTCGGGGTGTGGGTCAACGTCGGATCGCGCGACGAGGGCCGCAGCGTGGCCGGCGCAGCGCACTTCCTGGAACACCTGCTGTTCAAGGCGACTCCGACCCGCACCGCGGTGGAGATCGCGCAGGCGGTCGACGCCGTCGGCGGGGAACTGAACGCGTTCACCTCCCGGGAGCACACCTGCTACTACGCGCACGTGCTCGACTCGGATCTGGAGCTGGCCGTCGACCTCGTCGCCGACGTGGTGCTGCGCGGCCGGTGTCTGGCCGAGGATGTCGAGATCGAGCGTGATGTCGTGCTCGAGGAGATCGCGATGCGCGACGACGACCCGGAGGACACGCTGGGTGATGTGTTCCTGTCGGCGATGTTCGGTGAGCATCCCGTCGGCCGGCCGGTGATCGGCACCGTCGAGTCGATCTCGGAGATGACGCGCGCGCAGCTGCACTCGTTCCACGTCCGCCGGTACACGCCGGACCGGATGGTGGTCGCCGTCGCGGGCAACGTCGATCACGACGACGTCGTCGCGCTGGTGCGCGAGCACTTCGGTCCGCGGCTGATGCGGGGCAGGTCCCCTGTCCCGCCGCGCAAGGGCACCGGCCGGGTGCAGGGCCGCCCGTCGCTGCAGCTGATCAGCCGCGACGCCGAGCAGACCCACCTGTCGCTGGGCGTGCGTGCGCCGGGGCGGCACTGGGAGCAGCGCTGGGCACTGTCGGTGCTCAACAGTGCGCTCGGTGGCGGGCTGAGTTCCCGTCTGTTCCAACAGATCCGGGAGACTCGCGGGCTGGCCTACTCGGTGTACTCGACGGTCGACACGTTCGCCGACAGCGGTGCGCTGTCGATCTATGCGGGCTGCCTGCCGGAGCGGTTCGACGAGGTGGTCCGGGTGACGACCGACGTGCTGGCCGAGGTCGCCCGCGACGGCATCACCGCCGACGAGTGCCGGATCGCCAAGGGTTCCCTGCGCGGTGGTCTGGTGCTCGGCCTGGAGGACTCGGGGTCGCGGATGAACCGGATCGGCCGCAGCGAGCTGAACTACGGCGAGTACCGCAGCATCAGCGACACGTTGGCCCGCATCGACGAGGTCACCCTGGAGGACGTCAACGCCGTCGCCCGCACGCTGCTCAGCCGCCCGTTCGGCGCCGCGGTGCTCGGTCCCGTGCGCACCAGGCGATCACTGCCGCGACCGCTGCAGACCATCGCGGGATGA
- the bla gene encoding class A beta-lactamase — translation MTFPRRRLLTGALSLTALAACAQPTGRSDPAGAVPPIGERVEALQRRYNAEIGLYALDLGSGKALAFGADEPFAMCSTFKGYASAAVLQRAQRGQLALTDTVPITRGDIKPHSPLTEPRVGTAMTLAELCQAALQQSDNAAGNLLLRTLGGPPAITAFARSIGDDRTRLDRWETELNSAEPGDPRDTSTPHALGEGYRALLAGEVLDAPGRGQLEEWMRGNQTSSMRAGLPQGWTTADKTGSGGYGTTNDVGVAYGPGGTRLLLSMLTKSAGDDPDAQGLRPMIGELAALVLAELDQRQ, via the coding sequence ATGACGTTCCCGCGACGCAGGCTGCTCACCGGAGCGCTGTCGCTGACGGCGCTGGCCGCATGCGCACAACCGACCGGCCGCTCCGATCCCGCCGGGGCCGTGCCGCCGATCGGCGAGCGTGTGGAGGCGCTGCAGCGTCGCTACAACGCTGAGATCGGCTTGTATGCACTGGATCTCGGCTCGGGTAAGGCGCTCGCGTTCGGCGCCGACGAGCCGTTCGCGATGTGCTCGACCTTCAAGGGGTACGCCTCGGCCGCGGTGCTGCAGCGCGCGCAGCGAGGTCAGCTCGCGCTCACCGATACGGTGCCGATCACGCGCGGGGACATCAAGCCGCACTCGCCGCTGACCGAGCCGCGGGTCGGCACGGCGATGACCCTGGCCGAGCTGTGTCAGGCGGCCTTGCAACAGAGCGACAATGCCGCCGGAAACTTGTTGCTGCGCACGCTCGGTGGGCCGCCGGCGATCACCGCGTTCGCGCGCAGCATCGGTGATGACCGGACGAGGCTGGACCGCTGGGAGACCGAGCTGAATTCGGCCGAGCCCGGCGACCCGCGCGACACGTCCACGCCGCACGCGCTGGGGGAGGGGTATCGCGCACTGCTTGCCGGGGAGGTGCTGGATGCACCGGGTCGCGGGCAACTGGAGGAGTGGATGCGCGGCAACCAGACGTCGAGTATGCGAGCGGGTCTGCCGCAGGGCTGGACCACCGCGGACAAGACCGGCAGCGGCGGCTACGGCACCACCAACGACGTCGGCGTGGCGTACGGTCCCGGTGGCACGCGGCTGCTCCTGTCGATGCTGACCAAGTCGGCCGGCGACGATCCGGACGCCCAGGGCCTGCGCCCGATGATCGGGGAACTGGCGGCGCTGGTGCTGGCGGAGCTAGACCAGCGGCAGTGA
- a CDS encoding DUF4334 domain-containing protein, with translation MLPLVDVLPNAPTRTVDALALFDSLSAVEPDFMVGTWRGAELPTNHPLDGMLAASGWWGKHFGDSETVHPLLFPTSDGSALWPLNPVLAFAGLGAATRIPVLKRQNFAGTISMLKPALQARGPKARLRTTRFRGVDTATMIYDQLPINDVFRELDERTVLGAMDLRGIRAPYFFVLHRDHSLPLV, from the coding sequence ATGCTTCCGCTCGTCGATGTGCTCCCGAACGCGCCGACCAGGACGGTAGACGCCCTGGCTCTGTTCGACTCGCTATCCGCCGTCGAACCGGACTTCATGGTCGGCACGTGGCGCGGCGCCGAACTCCCCACCAACCATCCGCTCGACGGCATGCTCGCCGCCAGTGGCTGGTGGGGCAAGCACTTCGGCGACAGCGAGACGGTGCACCCACTGCTGTTCCCGACCAGCGACGGCTCGGCGCTGTGGCCCCTCAACCCCGTGCTGGCGTTCGCCGGCCTGGGGGCGGCCACCCGGATCCCCGTGCTCAAACGTCAGAACTTCGCCGGGACGATCTCCATGCTCAAACCGGCGCTACAGGCCCGAGGCCCGAAGGCGCGGCTCCGGACGACGCGCTTCCGCGGCGTCGACACCGCGACGATGATCTACGACCAGTTACCGATCAACGACGTCTTTCGGGAACTCGACGAGCGGACCGTGCTCGGCGCGATGGACCTCCGCGGCATCCGCGCGCCGTACTTCTTCGTCCTGCACCGCGACCACTCACTGCCGCTGGTCTAG
- a CDS encoding YchJ family protein, with the protein MQPDDPCPCGSDDRYRQCCRPLHAGERQAATAEQLMRSRYSAFVLGDAEYLWRTWHPRTRPERVTVDPAIVWTGLEVIDHNGDEVEFRAHYRTVQRTGTLHERSRFAVRARRWFYVDGELFE; encoded by the coding sequence GTGCAGCCCGACGACCCGTGCCCGTGCGGCAGCGATGACCGCTACCGGCAGTGTTGTCGGCCTCTGCACGCAGGGGAGCGGCAGGCGGCGACGGCCGAGCAGCTCATGCGCTCGCGCTACAGTGCGTTCGTGCTCGGCGATGCCGAATACCTTTGGCGGACATGGCATCCGCGCACCCGGCCGGAGCGGGTGACGGTCGATCCGGCCATCGTCTGGACGGGTCTGGAGGTCATCGATCACAACGGTGACGAGGTGGAGTTCCGGGCGCACTACCGCACAGTGCAACGAACCGGGACGCTGCATGAGCGGTCCCGGTTCGCTGTGAGAGCCCGTCGCTGGTTCTACGTGGACGGGGAATTGTTCGAGTGA
- the ald gene encoding alanine dehydrogenase, protein MRVGIPTEIKNNEFRVAITPSGVAELVQRGHEVLVQAGAGEGSALTDADFKRAGAQMITGADDVWAEADLLLKVKEPIESEYSRMREGQTLFTYLHLAASRPCTDALLASRTTSIAYETVQTADGALPLLAPMSEVAGRLSAQVGAYHLMRSQGGRGVLMGGVPGVAPAEVVVIGGGVAGYNAARIARGMGAHVTVFDLNINTLRKIDNETGSVIETRYSSALDLEDAVKSADLVIGAVLVPGAKAPKLVTNSTVAAMKPGAVLVDIAIDQGGCFDDSRPTTHDDPTFAVHDTVFYCVANMPGAVPRTSTYALTNSTLPYVLKLADKGWQQACRADTALAKGLSTHQGALLSEQVAADLDLPFTDPADLLA, encoded by the coding sequence ATGCGCGTCGGCATCCCGACCGAGATCAAGAACAACGAATTCCGCGTCGCCATCACGCCGTCCGGCGTCGCCGAGCTCGTGCAGCGCGGCCACGAGGTACTCGTCCAGGCCGGCGCCGGCGAGGGTTCCGCCCTCACCGACGCCGACTTCAAGCGTGCCGGAGCGCAGATGATCACCGGCGCCGACGACGTCTGGGCCGAGGCAGACCTGCTGCTGAAGGTCAAAGAGCCGATCGAGTCCGAGTACTCGCGGATGCGCGAGGGTCAGACGCTGTTCACCTACCTGCACCTCGCCGCGTCCAGGCCGTGCACCGATGCCTTGCTGGCATCGCGGACGACGTCGATCGCCTATGAGACCGTCCAGACCGCCGACGGCGCTCTGCCCCTGCTCGCGCCGATGAGCGAGGTCGCGGGCCGGCTCTCGGCCCAGGTGGGCGCGTACCACTTGATGCGCAGCCAGGGCGGCCGCGGCGTGCTGATGGGCGGCGTTCCCGGCGTCGCGCCGGCCGAGGTCGTGGTCATCGGCGGCGGTGTCGCCGGATACAACGCGGCGCGCATCGCCAGGGGCATGGGCGCACACGTCACCGTGTTCGACCTCAACATCAACACGCTGCGCAAGATCGACAACGAGACCGGCAGCGTCATCGAGACGCGCTACTCGTCGGCCCTCGACCTGGAGGACGCCGTCAAGTCCGCCGATCTGGTGATCGGCGCCGTGCTGGTGCCCGGCGCCAAAGCGCCCAAGCTCGTCACGAATTCCACTGTGGCAGCGATGAAGCCGGGCGCCGTGCTGGTCGACATCGCCATCGACCAGGGTGGCTGCTTCGACGATTCCCGCCCGACCACCCACGACGATCCGACGTTCGCGGTCCACGACACCGTGTTCTACTGCGTTGCCAACATGCCGGGCGCCGTCCCGCGCACGTCGACCTACGCGCTGACGAACTCGACGCTGCCCTATGTCCTCAAGCTCGCCGACAAGGGCTGGCAGCAGGCCTGCCGCGCCGACACCGCGCTGGCGAAGGGCCTGTCGACGCACCAGGGTGCGCTGCTGTCGGAGCAGGTGGCCGCCGATCTCGATCTTCCCTTCACCGATCCCGCCGACCTGCTGGCCTGA
- a CDS encoding Lrp/AsnC family transcriptional regulator, whose amino-acid sequence MPEGSSSSDVTRVGGSKDVRATSLDEVDRRILTALHADARIPNSALAELVGIAASTCHGRVRRLQELGVIRGFYTDIDPAAIGLTLQAMISVSLQASSRGKIRNFIGQIRRKPQVMDVYFLAGADDFILHVAARDTDDLRSFVVENLNADADVAGTQTSLIFEHLRGASPL is encoded by the coding sequence GTGCCAGAAGGATCATCATCCAGTGATGTGACGAGAGTCGGTGGCTCGAAGGATGTTCGGGCCACTTCCCTCGACGAGGTGGACCGGCGGATCCTGACCGCCCTGCACGCCGACGCGCGCATCCCCAACAGTGCATTGGCCGAGCTCGTGGGGATCGCCGCGTCGACGTGCCACGGCCGGGTGCGGCGTCTGCAGGAGCTCGGCGTGATCCGCGGGTTCTACACCGACATCGATCCGGCGGCCATCGGCCTGACCCTGCAGGCGATGATCTCCGTCAGCCTGCAAGCCAGTTCACGGGGCAAGATCCGCAACTTCATCGGCCAGATCCGCCGCAAGCCCCAGGTGATGGATGTGTACTTCCTGGCCGGCGCCGACGACTTCATCTTGCACGTCGCCGCCCGCGACACCGACGATCTGCGGTCCTTCGTGGTGGAGAACCTCAACGCCGATGCCGATGTCGCCGGCACCCAGACGTCATTGATCTTCGAGCATCTGCGGGGCGCGTCTCCGTTGTAG
- a CDS encoding IS110 family transposase produces the protein MTIFVGDDWAEDHHDIHLMDADGTKLASRRLPEGLAGIRGFHEMVASYADEPAQVVIGIETDRGLWVEALAAAGYEVFAVNPLAVARYRDRHQVSGAKSDAADAKLLADLVRTDRHNHRPIAGDTADVLAIKVLARAHQNLIWSRNRNTNALRNALREYYPAALEAFESLADRDALAILGRAPTPADAARLSVSKIRSALKAAGRQRNLDARALEIQAALRTEQLAAPAAVTAAFGATTRAAVGIIAELNRQIADLEAELRSHFEAHPDADIYLSLPGVGVTLGARVLGEFGDDPNRYTTAKSRKNYAGTSPLTVASGKKRAVLARHVRNRRLYDAIDQWAFCALSCSPGARAFYDQHRASGDTHHQALRALGNRLVGILHGCLRHHTAYDEHKAWAHRQPGPDTEAA, from the coding sequence TTGACGATATTCGTTGGAGACGACTGGGCCGAAGATCACCACGATATTCATTTGATGGACGCCGACGGGACCAAGCTCGCGTCGCGTCGATTACCAGAAGGACTCGCCGGCATTCGCGGATTTCACGAAATGGTGGCCAGCTATGCGGACGAACCCGCCCAGGTGGTGATCGGCATCGAAACCGACCGGGGTCTATGGGTCGAAGCCCTCGCTGCGGCCGGTTATGAGGTGTTCGCAGTCAATCCCCTCGCCGTGGCCCGCTACCGCGATCGCCACCAGGTGTCGGGCGCGAAATCTGATGCCGCCGACGCCAAACTGCTGGCCGATTTGGTGCGCACCGACCGGCACAATCACCGCCCGATCGCCGGGGACACCGCGGACGTGCTGGCGATCAAAGTGCTGGCGCGGGCGCATCAGAACCTGATCTGGAGCCGCAACCGGAACACCAATGCGCTGCGCAATGCGTTGCGGGAGTACTACCCGGCTGCGTTGGAGGCCTTCGAATCTCTGGCCGACCGAGATGCCCTGGCCATCCTGGGCCGTGCCCCCACCCCGGCCGACGCTGCTCGCTTAAGCGTTTCCAAGATCCGATCGGCGCTCAAAGCCGCTGGACGGCAACGCAACCTCGATGCCAGGGCACTGGAAATTCAAGCGGCGTTGCGCACCGAGCAACTCGCCGCACCAGCCGCTGTCACCGCCGCGTTCGGTGCGACCACCCGCGCCGCAGTCGGGATCATCGCCGAACTGAACCGCCAGATCGCCGATCTCGAAGCCGAGTTGAGATCCCATTTTGAGGCACACCCGGACGCCGACATCTACCTTTCCCTGCCAGGAGTTGGTGTCACCCTCGGCGCCCGGGTGCTCGGTGAGTTCGGGGACGACCCGAACCGATACACCACCGCCAAGTCTCGCAAGAACTACGCCGGAACATCACCATTGACCGTCGCGTCGGGCAAGAAACGCGCCGTCCTGGCCCGCCACGTCCGTAATCGCCGCCTCTACGACGCCATCGACCAATGGGCCTTCTGTGCTCTCAGTTGCAGTCCCGGCGCCCGCGCCTTCTACGACCAACACCGCGCCAGCGGAGATACCCACCATCAGGCACTGCGCGCCCTGGGCAATCGCCTCGTCGGCATCCTGCACGGCTGCCTACGCCACCACACCGCCTACGACGAACACAAAGCCTGGGCTCACCGCCAACCAGGCCCCGACACCGAAGCGGCTTGA
- a CDS encoding DUF6448 family protein produces MPPHCDSMDGPVVTAARRALEAADVEEILPYVHADAEREVRDAFQLTLKARGAGDEARDVADRWFFETVVRLHRAGEGAPFTGLTPAGRDVGPVIPVAERALETESADEVVELLSATVRREATQRHEHAMELKRHATEGVAEAREYVEAMLGFQVWAHGLYQKTMADPHAHSGTRND; encoded by the coding sequence ATGCCGCCGCACTGCGATTCGATGGACGGCCCGGTGGTCACGGCAGCCCGCAGGGCACTCGAGGCTGCCGACGTCGAGGAGATCCTGCCGTACGTTCACGCCGACGCTGAACGAGAAGTCCGGGACGCCTTCCAGCTCACCCTCAAGGCCCGCGGCGCCGGCGACGAGGCGCGCGACGTGGCGGACCGCTGGTTCTTCGAGACGGTGGTCCGCCTGCACCGCGCGGGAGAGGGCGCGCCCTTCACGGGCCTGACGCCGGCAGGCCGCGACGTCGGACCGGTCATCCCGGTCGCTGAGCGGGCGTTGGAAACGGAATCGGCCGATGAGGTGGTCGAGCTCCTGTCCGCAACCGTCCGACGAGAAGCAACGCAGCGCCACGAGCACGCGATGGAACTCAAGCGGCACGCCACCGAGGGCGTCGCCGAAGCCAGGGAGTACGTCGAGGCGATGCTCGGTTTCCAGGTGTGGGCACATGGCCTCTACCAGAAGACGATGGCGGATCCGCACGCTCATTCGGGCACCCGCAACGACTGA
- the dapB gene encoding 4-hydroxy-tetrahydrodipicolinate reductase translates to MRVGVLGAKGKVGATMVTAVEAAEDLTFTAGVDAGDPLSALPDSGTEVVIDFTHPGVVMDNLKFLIDNGIHAVVGTTGFTDERLGQVREWLAAKPDVSVLIAPNFAIGAVLSMHFAQQAARFFESVEVIELHHPQKADAPSGTAARTARLIAEARKGMPPNPDATSTGLEGARGADVDGIPVHSVRLAGLVAHQEVLFGTQGETLTIRHDSIDRTSFVPGVLLAVRKIRDFPGLTIGIEPLLDLT, encoded by the coding sequence ATGCGAGTCGGAGTGCTGGGCGCCAAGGGCAAGGTCGGCGCCACCATGGTCACCGCTGTCGAAGCCGCCGAGGACCTCACGTTCACCGCGGGCGTGGACGCCGGCGATCCGCTGTCGGCCTTGCCGGACTCCGGCACCGAGGTGGTCATCGACTTCACCCATCCCGGCGTCGTCATGGACAACCTGAAGTTCTTGATCGACAACGGCATTCACGCGGTGGTGGGCACCACGGGCTTCACCGACGAGCGGCTCGGTCAGGTCAGGGAGTGGCTGGCGGCCAAACCCGACGTGTCCGTGCTCATCGCCCCGAACTTCGCGATCGGTGCGGTGCTGTCGATGCACTTCGCCCAGCAGGCCGCGCGGTTCTTCGAGTCCGTCGAGGTGATCGAACTGCACCACCCGCAGAAGGCCGACGCTCCGTCCGGAACCGCGGCCCGCACCGCGCGGCTGATCGCCGAAGCGCGAAAGGGCATGCCGCCCAACCCCGATGCGACCAGTACCGGACTCGAGGGTGCCCGCGGTGCCGACGTCGACGGGATCCCGGTGCATTCGGTGCGTCTTGCCGGCCTCGTCGCTCATCAAGAGGTGCTGTTCGGCACGCAGGGGGAGACGCTGACGATCCGTCACGACAGCATCGACCGCACGTCGTTCGTCCCCGGTGTTCTGCTCGCGGTCCGGAAGATCCGCGACTTTCCCGGCCTGACCATCGGCATCGAACCGCTGCTCGACCTGACATGA